From Proteiniborus sp. MB09-C3, the proteins below share one genomic window:
- a CDS encoding NAD(P)/FAD-dependent oxidoreductase, producing MQNRIAVIGGGPAGMIAAATAGSLGKDVVLFEKNNKLGKKLFLTGKGRCNITNAGEVEDLIENIVANKSFLYSAFYSFTNTDIIELLKSYGVDTKIERGNRIFPVSDKSSDVIKALERYLSHEKVKIVLNKEVKYIEKLDDDKFKIVFTNSEEQYFNKVIVATGGKSYQQTGSTGDGYLFAKSFGHSITNLRPALIPCEIKEEWVKELQGLALKNVKVSAYVENSKIFEDFGELLFTHYGISGPIVLTMSSYINKYYGNKIKIVIDLKPALSDEKLEVRILRDFEKYSKKQFKNSLEDLLPRKLIPIIIKLSNINEDKFVNQITREERKNIVHLLKNLEMSFSDFRPINEAIVTSGGVATLEIDSSTMGSKIVEGLFFAGEVIDVHALTGGYNLQIAYSTGYLAGLNC from the coding sequence TTGCAAAATCGAATAGCAGTAATTGGAGGAGGTCCAGCTGGAATGATTGCCGCAGCTACGGCTGGATCTTTAGGTAAAGATGTTGTTTTATTTGAAAAAAACAACAAATTAGGTAAGAAGCTTTTTTTAACGGGAAAAGGTAGGTGTAATATAACTAATGCTGGTGAGGTAGAAGATTTAATTGAAAATATTGTAGCTAACAAATCATTTTTGTATAGTGCATTTTACTCTTTTACAAATACTGATATTATCGAATTATTAAAATCATATGGAGTAGACACTAAAATAGAACGTGGAAATAGGATATTTCCTGTTAGTGATAAATCAAGTGATGTAATTAAAGCTTTAGAAAGATATTTAAGTCATGAAAAAGTTAAGATAGTATTAAATAAGGAAGTTAAATACATTGAAAAGCTAGATGACGATAAGTTTAAAATAGTATTTACTAATTCTGAGGAACAGTATTTTAATAAGGTAATAGTTGCAACTGGTGGTAAATCATATCAGCAAACAGGTTCCACAGGGGATGGTTATTTGTTTGCTAAGAGCTTTGGACATTCAATTACTAATCTGAGGCCAGCTTTGATACCATGTGAAATTAAGGAGGAGTGGGTAAAGGAATTACAAGGTTTAGCATTAAAGAATGTTAAAGTTTCTGCTTATGTCGAAAATTCGAAAATCTTTGAGGATTTCGGAGAATTACTGTTTACTCACTATGGTATATCAGGGCCCATTGTGCTAACTATGAGCAGTTATATAAATAAATATTATGGAAATAAAATAAAAATTGTAATCGATTTAAAACCCGCTCTATCTGATGAAAAACTTGAAGTGAGAATATTGAGAGATTTTGAAAAATATTCGAAAAAACAATTTAAAAACTCTTTAGAAGATTTACTTCCTCGAAAGCTGATACCAATAATAATTAAATTATCTAATATAAATGAAGATAAATTTGTAAATCAAATAACTAGAGAGGAAAGAAAGAATATCGTCCATTTATTAAAAAACCTAGAAATGAGTTTTTCTGATTTCAGGCCAATTAACGAGGCCATAGTGACTTCAGGTGGGGTTGCTACTTTAGAGATAGATTCCTCTACTATGGGATCTAAAATAGTTGAAGGATTATTTTTCGCTGGAGAAGTCATAGATGTTCATGCATTAACTGGAGGCTACAATTTACAGATTGCGTATTCTACTGGATATCTTGCTGGGCTAAACTGTTAA